The Cytobacillus sp. NJ13 sequence ATAACCACTCCAATTACAAAATACAATTATCAGGTCCGCAGCATTGAAGATATCCCGAGAATTGTTAAAGAAGCTTTTTATATAGCTTCAACCGGCAGGCCAGGACCGGTACTGATCGATATCCCTAAGGACATAGCTGCGGGAGTTTCAGATCAGCCTGAGGAAGAAAAGGAAGTGAATCTGCCGGGATATCAGCCTACTTTAAAACCAAATTACCTGCAAATAAGGAAATTAACTGAAGCGGTCAGCAGATCGAAAAAGCCAGTCATCCTGGCTGGTGCTGGCGTGCTTCATGGTAGAGCATCCAAAGAATTAAAAGAGTATGCAGAGCAGCAGCAAGTTCCTGTTATTCACACACTCCTGGGCCTCGGCGGGTTCCCGGCAGATCATCCATTATTTATCGGAATGGCAGGAATGCATGGCTGTTATGCAGCCAATATGGGACTTACAGAATGTGACTTGCTGATAAATATTGGAGCCCGCTTTGATGACAGATTAACAGGAAACTTACAGCATTTTGCACCACATGCAACAGTCGCCCATATTGATATTGATCCTGCTGAAATAGGAAAGAACGTTCCGACGTCAATTCCGATTGTAGCAGATGCAAAAGAAGCTCTTGAGCAGCTGATTCTGCAGGATGGAAAACCGCCGGCCCATAAAGAATGGATGGAAACCATCCTGAGGTGGCAGGAGGAATATCCATATTTCTATGATAAAGAATCTGGACGATTGAAGCCCCAGAAAGTTATGGAAATGCTTCATTCAAAAACGGAAGGGAATGCCATTGTCGTAACAGACGTAGGACAGCATCAAATGTGGGCAGCCCAATACTACCGCTTTAATAAGGCAGACAGATGGGTGACATCAGGAGGGCTTGGAACAATGGGATTTGGGTTCCCTGCCAGCATCGGAGCTCAGCTGGCCGACCCGGAAGCATGCGTACTCGCTATTTGCGGAGATGGAGGGTTCCAAATGTCAACGCAGGAGCTTGCCATTATCCAGGAAATGAATCTGCCGGTGAAAATTATCATTTTTAATAATATGGCCCTTGGCATGGTTAGGCAATGGCAGGAGATCTTTTATGAATCCCGTTTCTCTCACAGCAAAATCCCAGTACAGCCATCTTTCGTAAAATTGGCAGAAGCTTACGGAATAAAAGGATATGTCATTCAATCTGAAAGCGAAGCTGAAGAGTTATTGGATGAAGTGCTTCATAACCGTGAACCAGTACTTATCGATTTCCGGGTGGATCCGGGTGAAAATGTGTATCCGATGATTGCACCTGGAAAAGGACTTCATGAAATGGCAGGTGTAAAACCATGAAAAGAGTCATATGCCTGACTGTTATGAATCGGCCGGGTGTTCTAAACAGAATCACGAATTTATTTTCCAAAAGAAACTTTAATATTGAGAGCATTTCAGTTGGCCTGTCTGAGCATGAAGGGATGTCGCGCATCACTTGTGTGGTCCATGTTGAGGACTCCAGTGCCAGTGAACAAATTACAAAACAGCTAAACAAGCAAATCGATGTGATAAAAGTAACTGATATCACGGATCAATCGATAGTGGCAAGAGAGCTCGCCCTCATTAAAGTTCAGGCGGTCCCTTATACCAGAAATGAGATTTACTCTTTAATTGAACCTTTCAGAGCTTCTGTTATAGATGTCAGCAAAGATAGCATGACCGTTCAGATTACAGGTGAATCTGATAAAGTAGAAGCTTTCATTGAACTCATTAAACCATATGGAATCAAAGAGCTTGCCCGGACGGGAACAACGGCATTCCCTAGAGGAACACAGCGTACTTCCCAGCAGTCCAAATCATACTCTATTGTTTAATTATTAATTACTGAGTTGATTG is a genomic window containing:
- the ilvB gene encoding acetolactate synthase large subunit; amino-acid sequence: MLQEAALTETKTETHPVTGADLLLRALEKENVEVIFGYPGGAVLPLYDKLYHSEILHVLPRHEQGGIHAAEGYARISGKPGVVIATSGPGATNIVTGLADAMMDSLPLIVFTGQVATGVIGSDAFQEADILGITTPITKYNYQVRSIEDIPRIVKEAFYIASTGRPGPVLIDIPKDIAAGVSDQPEEEKEVNLPGYQPTLKPNYLQIRKLTEAVSRSKKPVILAGAGVLHGRASKELKEYAEQQQVPVIHTLLGLGGFPADHPLFIGMAGMHGCYAANMGLTECDLLINIGARFDDRLTGNLQHFAPHATVAHIDIDPAEIGKNVPTSIPIVADAKEALEQLILQDGKPPAHKEWMETILRWQEEYPYFYDKESGRLKPQKVMEMLHSKTEGNAIVVTDVGQHQMWAAQYYRFNKADRWVTSGGLGTMGFGFPASIGAQLADPEACVLAICGDGGFQMSTQELAIIQEMNLPVKIIIFNNMALGMVRQWQEIFYESRFSHSKIPVQPSFVKLAEAYGIKGYVIQSESEAEELLDEVLHNREPVLIDFRVDPGENVYPMIAPGKGLHEMAGVKP
- the ilvN gene encoding acetolactate synthase small subunit, producing MKRVICLTVMNRPGVLNRITNLFSKRNFNIESISVGLSEHEGMSRITCVVHVEDSSASEQITKQLNKQIDVIKVTDITDQSIVARELALIKVQAVPYTRNEIYSLIEPFRASVIDVSKDSMTVQITGESDKVEAFIELIKPYGIKELARTGTTAFPRGTQRTSQQSKSYSIV